DNA sequence from the Fuscovulum ytuae genome:
GCCCCCGCAAGGTCGGCCTCACACCCCGCTTAATCGCAACAGCCGCCCTCGCTGCGCCCTTCTGCCAGCCCCGTCAAAATCGGGCAATCCGGCCTGTGGTCGCCTGCACAACTGTCCACCAGATCGCGCAAGGTGGCCTGCATTGCGCGCAATTCGGCGATCTTGCCCTCCATGTCGCGCAGATGCGCCTCGGCCAAGGCTTTGACATCCGCACTGGCCCTTTCGCGATCCTCATACAGCGCCAAGAGCTTGCGGCACTCTTCGATGGTGAACCCCAACCCCCGCGCCCGCCCCAGGAAGGACAACTTGTGCAGGTCGCTTTCGCGGAAGGCACGATAGCCATTCGCGCCCCGCAAGGGCCGGATCAGCCCGATCTCTTCGTAATAGCGGATGGTCTTGGCCGGAAGGCCCGCGCGCTCGGCCACCTGACTGATATTCATCCCCGTACCCCCCGCACAGAACGCAAGCGCAAGGCATTGCCCAAAACAAAGACCGAAGACAGCGCCATCGCCCCCGCTGCCAGCATCGGCGAAAGCTGTGGCCCGCCGAAGGGCACCAGAAGCCCTGCCGCCACCGGGATCAACGCCGCATTATAGCCAAAGGCCCAAGTCAGGTTCTGCCGGATGTTGCGCATCGTGGCGCGGCTTATGCGGATCGCATCCACCACCGCCAGCGGATCGCCCGCCATCAGCACCACATCCCCCGCCTCGATCGCCACATCCGTGCCGGTTCCCATCGCGAGCCCTACCTCAGCCGCCGCCAGCGCGGGCGCGTCATTGATCCCGTCGCCCACAAAGGCCACGCCGTCGCCCATGGCGCGCACGGCATCGCCCTTGCCTGCAGGCAGGATGCCGGCCTGCACATCATCCACCCCAAGCGCCGCCGCGATGGCCCCCGCCGTCACCGTATTGTCGCCCGTCACCATGGCAACGCGCAGGCCCATCTCGCGCAAGGCCCGCAGGGCCGCCACCGATCCGGGCTTCACCGGATCGGCCACCGCGATCAGACTGCGCGCCGCCTGCCCCTCGCCCACGAAGAGGATACCCTTCCCCTCAGCCGCCAGCCGCGCCGCATCCACCGCAAGATCGCCCGGCACATCGGCAAACATCCGCTGCGACCCGACCGCCACCATGCGCCCGCCGACCTGCGCCCTTGCGCCATAGCCCGGCACCGCCTCAAACCCCTCGGCCACCGGAACCGCCAGCCCTCGCGCCGCTGCCTCGGCCAGCACGGCCCCCGCCAAGGGATGCTCCGACCCCGCCTCCACCGCCGCCGCCTCGGCCAATAGGTCCGCGCCGAGGATATCGCTGACCACAGGCCGCCCGGCGGTCAAGGTCCCCGTCTTGTCGAAGGCCACCACGCGCACCGATGCCAGACGTTGCAGCGCCTCGCCCCGACGAAACAGCACGCCCAGTTCCGCACCGCGCCCGGTGCCCACAAGAATAGAGACCGGCGTCGCCAACCCCATCGCGCAGGGGCAGGCGATGATCAGGACCGACACCCCCGCCACCAGCGCCGCTGCCACCCCCTGCCCCGCGATCATCCAGCCTGCAAAGGCCAGAACCGCAATCCCCATCACCACCGGCACGAACCACAGCGTCACCCGGTCCACCACCGCCTGCACCGGCAGCTTGGTGCCCTGCGCCTCTTCCACCATGGCGACGATCCGCGACAGCACGGTCGCCGCCCCCACGGCCCGCACCTCCACGACCAAGGCCCCGGTCCCGTTCACTGTGCCCCCGGTCACCGCATCGCCCGTCCCTTTGGCCACCGGCACCGGCTCTCCGGTCAACATTGCCTCATCCACCGCCGAAGCGCCTGAAACCACCACGCCATCCACCGCCACCCGCTCGCCGGGTCGCACCAGAACCCGCATCCCCGGCACAAGGGCGGCGACCGGAACCTCGGTCCCGTCCTCCAGCCGCGCCTGACGCGGCTGCATCCCCACCAACCGCGCGATGGCCGCCCCCGCCCGCCCACGCGCCCGCGCCTCAAGGAACCGGCCCAGCAGGATCAACACCACGATCACCGCCGCCGCCTCGAAATAGACCGCGCGCGACGCCTCTGGCACCAAAGCAGGCGCAAAGGTCACGACCGTCGAATAGGCAAAGGCCGCGCCGGTCCCCACCGCCACCAGCGCGTTCATGTCGGGGCTGCCCCGCAAAAGCGCGGGAATGCCCTTTGCAAAGAACCGCCGCCCCGGCCCGATCAGAACCGCCGCCACCAACAGGAACTGCGCCCCCCACAGCGCCTGCATGGGGATCAGGCCCATCACCCAATGATGGAAGGCAGGCACCAGATGCCCCCCCATTTCCACCACAAAGACCGGGGCCGTCAGCACTGCCGCGATCAGCGTGTCCCGCGCCAAACGCTGCTGTTCGGCCACCGGATCATGTGGCGCGGCCTGTTCGATGGGCGATGCCGCATAGCCAGCCTTGGTCACAGCCGCGGCCAGCGCTTCGGCATCCGCGCCGCCTTCGAACAGCGTCACCGTCGCGCGGCGCAGCGCCAGATTGGCCACCGCCTCTTTCACACCGGGTTGCGCGCGCAATACCCGCTCCACCCGGCCCGTGCAGGCGGCGCAGGTCATCCCCTCCACCCCCAGAACCACCGTGACTTCACGCGCCGGATAGCCCGCCTTGGCCAAGGCCGCCGCCAGATCGGCCGGTTTCGCCGGGGCCGCATAGGCGATATCCGCCGTCTCGGTCGAAAGGTTCACCGTGGCCCGCGCCACCCCCGGCTGCGCCATCAGCACCCGCTCGGCGCGCAAAACGCATGAGGCGCAGGTCATCCCCTCCAGCCGCAGGCGCAGGCTGCGATCCGCAACGGGGGCGGCAGGGTTCGGGGCAGCGGAAAGGGAAAGCGCGGCATCGGTCATGGATATCTCCTTGCCTCAGCCAAGGTAATCCTTCCCGTCACGGGAAGGTCAAGGCCCTCTCAAAACGAAAACTGCGACAGGAAGACCCGCCCCCGCGGCCCAGCCTCCTCTTGACCTTCCCGCAACTGGAAGCCTCATATCCCCTGCATCATCTTTGGCCGCATATAGGAACCCGCATCATGACCACGCTTTCGATCCCCGACATGACCTGCGGCCATTGCAAGGCCTCGGTCGAATCGGCCCTTGCCGCCTTGGGCGATGCAGGCACGGTCAGCGTGGACCTTGCCGCCAAGACAGCCACCGCCACCGGCCCCGCCACGTCCGCGCGCCTGCTAAAGGCGCTGGATGAGGTGGGATTTCCCGCAACCGTGATCGGTTAGGCCCTTTTCCACCCCCCACCACCTGTTGCATCCGTCGCACACTGTGGATAACTCGTCGTAAATTCGTCATATCCCAGACTTGCCGCAGCCGATTTCAGCGCTCAAGTAAAGGAAAGGGCGAAAACCGGGCATAACAGGACGCAAACAGGATCATGGCCAAGAAACCCACCCCCACGCAGCAGCAAGGGGGCACCGCTGCCCCGCAGCAGCAACAGGACCAGACGCAGGGCACAACCCAGCAGCAAGGGTCCGCCCCGATCTTCAAAGACTGGGCCTCGATCTGACCCAAGACGGACCGAAGGCCTTCTCTTTATACGGGGTCAGCCGTTAGGCTGGCCCCGTTTCCATTTCCGGCGGTCCCCCATGCCCACACCCGTCTCCTCCATCCGCAATCTCGGCCCCGCGACCGAGGCCGCCTTCGCCAAGGCAGGCATCCATTCCGCAGAAGAGGTGCAGGCCCTTGGCCCTGATGAGGCCTATCGCCGCCTGATCCAATCCGGCACCGCGCCGCATTTCATCGGCTATTACGTCCTCGTCATGGGCCTGCAAGGCCGCCCATGGAACGATTGTCAGGGGGATGAGAAAAAGGCCCTCCGCGCCCGCTTCGACGCGATCAAGGCCAGCACAACGCAAAAGGGCCGCTCCGAATTGGAAGCGGCCCTCGATATGCTTGGCGTCATCGAACGCCGCTGAACCAGATTTCTTCGAAGAAATTTGGTCCTCAGCCGACCAGTTCGAGGCCCGAGAAGAAGAAGGCGATCTCGCGCGCGGCCGAGGCCTCGCTGTCCGACCCGTGGACCGAGTTTTCGCCCTTCGACAGCGCAAACTCCTTGCGGATCGTGCCATCAGCAGCAGCGGCCGGATCGGTCGCGCCCATCACTTCGCGGTTCTTCGCAATGGCACCTTCGCCTTCCAGAACCTGCACCACCACCGGCTCCGACGCCATGAAGGCGCACAGTTCGCCATAGAACCCGCGCTCCTTATGCTCGGCATAGAAGGCACCGGCTTGCGCGGGCGTCAGGTGGATGCGCTTCGAGGCGACGACGCGCAGCCCCGCCTCTTCGAATTTGGCAACGATCTTGCCGGTCAGGTTGCGCTTCGTCGCATCGGGCTTGATGATCGACAGGGTGCGTTCGATGGCCATGTCAGGCGTCTCCGTATCTGGGGCGCGCGGACTGCCCGCCGCGCCGGAATTCTCATGCGCGGCGCTCCTAGCACGCGTCTATGACGAAGGAAAGTCGCCACGACCGACCGTTGCGCGAAGGGCGCCACCACCGTGCGCTGCGTGCCCACAGTTTGCGGCACAAAAGGCGGCACAAAACAGGGCACAGAGGTTGCTGTCCCTCCCCACTCCCCCGTTGACGCCCCGCCCCCCTTCGGGCAAGCCCTGTCGCATCATGCTGAAGATCGAAGACATCACCTATTCCGTTGAAGGCCGCCCCCTTTTCGAAGGCGCCTCCGCCACCATTCCCACCGGCCACAAGGTCGGCCTCGTGGGCCGCAACGGCGCCGGAAAAACCACGCTTTTCAGACTGATACGCGGCGAACTTGCGCTTGAGGGCGGAACCATCTCGCTGCCCTCCCGCGCCCGCATCGGGGGCGTGGCGCAAGAGGTGCCGTCGTCGGAAACCTCGCTCCTCGACACCGTCCTTCAGGCTGATGAGGAACGCACCGCCCTTCTGGCCGAATCCACCACCGCCACCGACCCCACCCGCATCGCCGATATCCAATCCCGCCTGACAGACATCGACGCCTGGTCGGCCGAAGGCCGCGCCTCCAGCATTCTCAAGGGCTTAGGCTTCGACACCGCCCAGCAGGCCATGCCTTGCTCTGCCTTTTCCGGCGGCTGGCGGATGCGCGTGGCGCTGGCGGGCGTCCTCTTTTCGCAGCCCGATCTGCTGCTTCTGGACGAACCGACCAACTACCTTGATCTGGAAGGCGCGCTCTGGCTGGAAAGCTATCTGCAAAAATACCCCCATACCGTCCTGATCATCAGCCATGACCGCGGCCTTCTGAACCGCGCGGTGGGTGGCATCCTGCATCTGGACAACCGGAAACTTACTTATTGGTCAGGCCCTTACGACCAATTCGCCCGCCAGATGGCCGAACGCCGCGCCGTTCAAGCGGCCGAGGCGAAAAAGCAAGAGGCGCGGCGCGCGCATCTGCAATCCTTCGTTGACCGCTTCAAGGCAAAAGCATCCAAGGCCACGCAGGCGCAAAGCCGGGTGAAGATGCTGGAAAAGATGACGCCCATCACCGCCCCGGAAGAGGCAAAGCGCGTGGCCTTCACCTTCCCCGCGCCCGAAGAGCTTGCCCCCCCCATCATAAACCTCGACGGGGCCGCCGTGGGCTATGGCGGCCCGCCCATCCTGCGGAAGCTTTCGCTCCGCATCGATCAGGACGACCGCATCGCCCTTCTGGGCCGCAATGGCGAAGGGAAATCGACGCTTTCGAAACTGCTGGCAGGCAAGCTGACCGCGCAGGAGGGACGCATCCAGCGGTCTTCCAAACTGCGCATCGGCTATTTCGCCCAGCATCAGGTCGATGAACTGCATATCGACGAAACGCCCCTTCAACACGTGCAACGCTTGCGCCCAGAAGAGGGGCAGGCCAAGAACCGCGCGCGTCTGGCGGGATTCGGCCTGATGGCCGAACAGGCCGAAACCGTGGTGGGTCGCCTGTCCGGCGGGCAGAAGGCGCGGCTGTCGCTTCTCCTCGCCACCATCGACGCCCCCCATCTTCTGATCCTCGACGAACCGACCAACCACCTTGATATCGAAAGCCGCGAAGCGCTGGTCGAGGCGCTGACCGAATATTCCGGCGCCGTCATCCTTGTCAGCCATGACATGCATCTTCTGTCGCTGGTGGCAGATCGCCTTTGGCTGGTCAAAGGCGGGGCTGTGACCCCTTTCACCGAAGATCTGGAAGCCTATCGCAAGCTGCTTCTTTCGGGCGAGGAAGAGGTGAAGAACTCCCCAAAACCCATTGAAAAACCAAAGAAAGCCAGCCGAGACGAAATCCTTGCCCTGCGCGCCGAGGTGCGCAAATGCGAAGATCGCATCGCCAAGCTGGAAGAGATGCATCAAAAGCTTTCGGCCAAACTCGCCGACCCTGCCCTTTACGATGATGCGAAGATTCACGAACTGGAAAGCTGGAACCGCAAATTCGCCGAATGCGAAGAGGCGATGGCACGGGCCGAGTCGCTCTGGATCGACGCGCAGGAACGGCTCGACATGGCCGAGGCGGGTTGAAACCGTCCATTCCTAAACAGATTGTGAACTGCCTTCCGCCGTCTGAAACGGTATTCGATGATCGAAAGGCCGCCCGACAAATCCCGTTGGCGGAACGAAAAGATGCTCACCAGACGCCATTTCATCCTGACTTCTGCGGCGCTTTTCTCGCCCGCGATCACCGCACCCTTCGCCAGCCCCGCCAGCGCCCAATCCGCGCAATGGGCGGCATGGGATGCCGAGGTGACGCCCCCGAATTACGATCCTGCAACGTCAAACCCATGGGGTCTGCATCCCCGCCTTCTGCCCACGCGGGTCGAGGCGAAGGATGGCCTGCGCCCCGGCGATATCCATGTTGATGCCATCGCCCGCTACCTTTACCACATCCAGCCCGACGGCACCGCGATGCGCTATGGCGTGGCCATCGGGCGCGGCGGGCTTTATGAGCCCGGCCTTTTCACCATCCAGCGCAAGGCGAAATGGCCGCGCTGGACGCCCACGGCGAACATGATCGCCCGCGAACCCGAAATTTACGCCCAATATGCCGACGGCATGCCCCCCGGCCCCGGCAATGCGCTGGGGGCGCGGGCGCTGTACCTCTATAAGGGCGGGCGCGACACGATGCTGCGCATCCATGGCACGCCCCTGCCCCGCTCCATCGGCTGGCGCGCCTCATCGGGCTGCGTGCGCATGGTCATGGCCCATATCATCGGACTTTACGATCAGGTCGATACGGGCGTGAACGCTTGGCTTTACCCGGCGGAAGACAGCATCACCGCCGCCACCTGACCGGTCTCACCCTTCGCTTGCCGCACAGATCGGCCGCCCCTCCGGCGTCCGAAGCGGCAGAAGCGTGCGCTCCACCTGCCCGTCATGCTCGTACCAATAGCAATTGTCCTCGGGCACCAACCGCGCCGTGGCAAGGTTCTGCCAAGGGGCCGCCACCGCCACCACCTGTTCCGGCAGGGGCGGCAATTCCCCCTCGGCCCCCGACGTGGACACACAGGCCGATAGGGCAAGGATGGCAGGCAGGCAGAGGATCGGCTTCATCACGGCTCTCTTCTAGGGAACGACGGTCAGATGCACATTGGCAACCCTTCGCCGCCGGTTCAATCACCCGAAACCCCGGCACACGGCCCCGTGATCGACCAAGTCCACCGACAGATGACATGCCGGACCGTTTCGCCTAAGGTCCAGAAGCGGAAGAAGAAAGCGCAGGCATCCCGATGGCCATCACCTTGAAAGAGGTCGCAGAACGCGCGGGCGTCTCGCGCGCGGCCGTGTCGCGCAGCTTCACCGAAGGGGCCTCTGTCTCGGCCAAGACCCGCGCCAAGGTGATGCAGGCCGCCACCGAACTGGGCTATTCCCCCAATATGCTGGCCCGCAGCCTGACGACACGGCGCACGCAATTGGTGGGGCTGGTGTCAAACAACTTCCACAACCCCGCCTTCTTGCAAATCTTCGATCTTTTCACCCGCGCGCTTCAGGATCGCGGCCTGCGCCCGCTGCTCGTGAACCTGTCGGATGAAACCGATCCCGACCGTTCGGTGCAACTCTTGCGACAATATTCCGTGGATGGGGTCATCGTCGCCTCATCCCACCTGCCGGATGGTTTCGCCACGGGCTTTCGGGCTGCGGGCATCCCGGTTGTCCATGCCTTTGGCCGCGCCACAGCGACACCATCCGTCGATGTCGTGGCCATCGACAATATCGCCGCGGGCCGGATGGTGGCCGAAACCCTGATGTCGCGCGGCTATCGCAGCCTTGGCTTTCTGGGCGGGCCTTCGCAAGCCTCGACCACGGAAGACCGCCTTCACGGATTTACAACGGCCGCCCAAGCCGGAGGGGCGCATGTCACCGCCCATTTCGCGGGTGCCTACAGCTTTGACGCAGGCCGCGCGGCGATGCAGTCCCTCCTGCCCGACACAAGGCCCGAGGCGTGGTTCTGCGCTGATGATGTCCTCTCTATCGGGGCGATGTCGGCCCTGCGCGATGCAGGGCTTGCCATCCCCGAAGACATTGGCCTGATCGGCCTGAACGACATGGAAATGTCAGCTTGGGCGAATATCGCCCTGACCACCGTCCATCAACCCTTTGCCGATATCGTGACCGCCTCGGTCGACCTCATCGTCGACCGTTTCACGCAGGCCGACCGCGCGCCCGACCTGCGTCTTTTCCCCTGCCATATCGTGGAACGGGCGACCCTGCGCCCGCCACGTTAGCGGAACAGCGCCGGCCGCGCGTCCACCCATGCCCCTTCGGCCTTGGCCGAGGCGACGGCCGCATGGATC
Encoded proteins:
- the cueR gene encoding Cu(I)-responsive transcriptional regulator gives rise to the protein MNISQVAERAGLPAKTIRYYEEIGLIRPLRGANGYRAFRESDLHKLSFLGRARGLGFTIEECRKLLALYEDRERASADVKALAEAHLRDMEGKIAELRAMQATLRDLVDSCAGDHRPDCPILTGLAEGRSEGGCCD
- a CDS encoding heavy metal translocating P-type ATPase → MTDAALSLSAAPNPAAPVADRSLRLRLEGMTCASCVLRAERVLMAQPGVARATVNLSTETADIAYAAPAKPADLAAALAKAGYPAREVTVVLGVEGMTCAACTGRVERVLRAQPGVKEAVANLALRRATVTLFEGGADAEALAAAVTKAGYAASPIEQAAPHDPVAEQQRLARDTLIAAVLTAPVFVVEMGGHLVPAFHHWVMGLIPMQALWGAQFLLVAAVLIGPGRRFFAKGIPALLRGSPDMNALVAVGTGAAFAYSTVVTFAPALVPEASRAVYFEAAAVIVVLILLGRFLEARARGRAGAAIARLVGMQPRQARLEDGTEVPVAALVPGMRVLVRPGERVAVDGVVVSGASAVDEAMLTGEPVPVAKGTGDAVTGGTVNGTGALVVEVRAVGAATVLSRIVAMVEEAQGTKLPVQAVVDRVTLWFVPVVMGIAVLAFAGWMIAGQGVAAALVAGVSVLIIACPCAMGLATPVSILVGTGRGAELGVLFRRGEALQRLASVRVVAFDKTGTLTAGRPVVSDILGADLLAEAAAVEAGSEHPLAGAVLAEAAARGLAVPVAEGFEAVPGYGARAQVGGRMVAVGSQRMFADVPGDLAVDAARLAAEGKGILFVGEGQAARSLIAVADPVKPGSVAALRALREMGLRVAMVTGDNTVTAGAIAAALGVDDVQAGILPAGKGDAVRAMGDGVAFVGDGINDAPALAAAEVGLAMGTGTDVAIEAGDVVLMAGDPLAVVDAIRISRATMRNIRQNLTWAFGYNAALIPVAAGLLVPFGGPQLSPMLAAGAMALSSVFVLGNALRLRSVRGVRG
- a CDS encoding heavy-metal-associated domain-containing protein; this translates as MTTLSIPDMTCGHCKASVESALAALGDAGTVSVDLAAKTATATGPATSARLLKALDEVGFPATVIG
- a CDS encoding TfoX/Sxy family protein, which gives rise to MPTPVSSIRNLGPATEAAFAKAGIHSAEEVQALGPDEAYRRLIQSGTAPHFIGYYVLVMGLQGRPWNDCQGDEKKALRARFDAIKASTTQKGRSELEAALDMLGVIERR
- the ndk gene encoding nucleoside-diphosphate kinase, which codes for MAIERTLSIIKPDATKRNLTGKIVAKFEEAGLRVVASKRIHLTPAQAGAFYAEHKERGFYGELCAFMASEPVVVQVLEGEGAIAKNREVMGATDPAAAADGTIRKEFALSKGENSVHGSDSEASAAREIAFFFSGLELVG
- a CDS encoding ABC-F family ATP-binding cassette domain-containing protein; translated protein: MLKIEDITYSVEGRPLFEGASATIPTGHKVGLVGRNGAGKTTLFRLIRGELALEGGTISLPSRARIGGVAQEVPSSETSLLDTVLQADEERTALLAESTTATDPTRIADIQSRLTDIDAWSAEGRASSILKGLGFDTAQQAMPCSAFSGGWRMRVALAGVLFSQPDLLLLDEPTNYLDLEGALWLESYLQKYPHTVLIISHDRGLLNRAVGGILHLDNRKLTYWSGPYDQFARQMAERRAVQAAEAKKQEARRAHLQSFVDRFKAKASKATQAQSRVKMLEKMTPITAPEEAKRVAFTFPAPEELAPPIINLDGAAVGYGGPPILRKLSLRIDQDDRIALLGRNGEGKSTLSKLLAGKLTAQEGRIQRSSKLRIGYFAQHQVDELHIDETPLQHVQRLRPEEGQAKNRARLAGFGLMAEQAETVVGRLSGGQKARLSLLLATIDAPHLLILDEPTNHLDIESREALVEALTEYSGAVILVSHDMHLLSLVADRLWLVKGGAVTPFTEDLEAYRKLLLSGEEEVKNSPKPIEKPKKASRDEILALRAEVRKCEDRIAKLEEMHQKLSAKLADPALYDDAKIHELESWNRKFAECEEAMARAESLWIDAQERLDMAEAG
- a CDS encoding L,D-transpeptidase encodes the protein MLTRRHFILTSAALFSPAITAPFASPASAQSAQWAAWDAEVTPPNYDPATSNPWGLHPRLLPTRVEAKDGLRPGDIHVDAIARYLYHIQPDGTAMRYGVAIGRGGLYEPGLFTIQRKAKWPRWTPTANMIAREPEIYAQYADGMPPGPGNALGARALYLYKGGRDTMLRIHGTPLPRSIGWRASSGCVRMVMAHIIGLYDQVDTGVNAWLYPAEDSITAAT
- a CDS encoding LacI family DNA-binding transcriptional regulator, with amino-acid sequence MAITLKEVAERAGVSRAAVSRSFTEGASVSAKTRAKVMQAATELGYSPNMLARSLTTRRTQLVGLVSNNFHNPAFLQIFDLFTRALQDRGLRPLLVNLSDETDPDRSVQLLRQYSVDGVIVASSHLPDGFATGFRAAGIPVVHAFGRATATPSVDVVAIDNIAAGRMVAETLMSRGYRSLGFLGGPSQASTTEDRLHGFTTAAQAGGAHVTAHFAGAYSFDAGRAAMQSLLPDTRPEAWFCADDVLSIGAMSALRDAGLAIPEDIGLIGLNDMEMSAWANIALTTVHQPFADIVTASVDLIVDRFTQADRAPDLRLFPCHIVERATLRPPR